The sequence TTCATCGCCATGAAGGGCAATCAGGCTGGGGAAGAGCTGCAGGTTGGCGAAAAGGCGATTTCAGTCCTTGGCGGAAAGCTTGAATCAGCTCATTCCTTTACTTTGCCTGAGGAAGAGAGCGAACGTAATATCTTAATCATTAACAAACAAAAGCCCACACCTAAGAAGTACCCAAGAAAACCTGGGACTCCGAATAAAACGCCAATTGAATAAGGGAGCTGTCCTTATATTGCATCTCAGGAGCCAATCTGAGGTGCATGGTCCATTGCTGTTCCAGTGACGGCAATGTGGGCTTGCGCTTTTTGTCCTATTTTGACAAATGAAAATAGTTTATAATAGAGTCTATAGGCAGGAACTTGTCATTTTTATAGAGAATATGTAATAGGGAGTTCATAAAGGTGGTGTAGGGTGATGAAGCCTTCTTTTTCGCGCTTTTTTGGCCTTGGAGAAAAGGAAAAAGAACGGAACCAGGTGGAAGAACAGAACCAAGTGGAAGAACAGACGGTTGAGGATATTGACAACATAGAAAACGAAGAAATAAAGAAAATTCCGATTGACCATATTATTCCAAACAGATACCAGCCAAGAACTGTTTTTGATGATGAAAAAATTGAAGAATTGGCCCGTACCATTCATATACATGGAGTAATCCAGCCAATTGTCGTACGGGAATATGACGAGGACCGATTCGAAATCATTGCCGGGGAACGCCGATGGCGGGCAATGAAAAAACTCGAGTGGGAAGAAGTTCCGGCGATTGTTAAAAACATGTCGGATTCCGAAACGGCATCCGTGGCTTTGATTGAGAACCTTCAGCGGGAGGAATTGTCGCCTATTGAAGAAGCCATGGCGTATGGAAAATTGCTGGAGATCCATAATCTCACACAGGAAGCCCTTGCCCAGAGACTTGGAAAAGGTCAATCAACAGTTGCGAATAAGCTGCGTTTGCTTAAGCTTCCCCAGGAAGTCCAGGATGCACTTTTAAATAAATTGATCACAGAGCGTCATGCACGTTCACTGATTCCGCTGAAAAATCCAGAACTTCAGGTTCAGCTGCTGGCAGAGGTTATTGAGAAATCCCTCAATGTCAAGCAGACAGAAGAGCGGGTCGTGAAGCTGCTGAGTCAAAATGATCAAA comes from Mesobacillus jeotgali and encodes:
- the noc gene encoding nucleoid occlusion protein, producing MKPSFSRFFGLGEKEKERNQVEEQNQVEEQTVEDIDNIENEEIKKIPIDHIIPNRYQPRTVFDDEKIEELARTIHIHGVIQPIVVREYDEDRFEIIAGERRWRAMKKLEWEEVPAIVKNMSDSETASVALIENLQREELSPIEEAMAYGKLLEIHNLTQEALAQRLGKGQSTVANKLRLLKLPQEVQDALLNKLITERHARSLIPLKNPELQVQLLAEVIEKSLNVKQTEERVVKLLSQNDQKPKPKRKAFSKDMRIAVNTIRQSLNMVSDSGINLDSEEEEFEEFYQFTIRIPKKK